The region tcgtcccAAAAGCAAAATGACCACATAATGAATTGACAATAATATCGGATGAATTCAGCGTCCACTTACAATTTACTACCTGAAGATTCTTACCGCAGTAAAAGACGAAACTTTAGGTGACAACCCGACAACTAAAAAGCccggaattttcaaaatctgTTGAGCATTTCAGCTGAGAAAGTGttcatattatattaattctaACTTTATCtaaagaaataattatattgtCAGCTGGGAAATCTTATATCTGAAAAGTTTCTTAATTGATATCACGATAGATTATTTTTCGTAATTGTTTAATTCTCTTGTAATATGatcatattttatatattttttacagaatataattctgaaatttatcaCAAGTAATGTTGGGCACCCTTTTCAAATTTGGTTAACGATTTTATTTTAACAGTGAcgaaagaaataatgaatataatacccTAGGGTATCTTTATATAGTCTTTGAACTATATGAATTATAATTCAGTCTCTTCGATTTGAGTATTCTTCTCCCaaagaaatgatgaaatattaatGGGAAAACGagaatttattcatgaaaaaatatacggAAATTCAACATCCAAGCAAAAGTAAAACACACGAACAAgcaaaatcaatacctaacagGTATCCAGGTTCCAGATTGTTCATCCCTGCGAAAGTAATGTGGTTTATTATCCCTAAAAACTGTGATGGCTGGAAATTGGTTATCTTGGATATACTTCAAAGTGGCACGTAACTGGAAGAAAAATAAGAGAACGAAATATAACCAAACTTTCGGAATATTGTTGAGTTTTCAAATCACAAATCATGCTTTTCTTTTATTATGCCAAATATGATACAAATTGAGTTTTCATTATCTTCattatttaattctttttcaaagGTTGTTTCTTGGACAGATCAGAGATCTTTTTTTACAACAGTGGAAATGTCTTGGTGTCATAACGACTGAGCATGATTCATTCAACATAAAAATAGTTTTGTAGCATATAATTGTTATAGTAAATCATATTTTTAGTTATTAATTATCTTGCTATTACTCACTTGCATCACAATATGTGGTGGCTCAACTTCAGGAGAATCCGATAAATGTTGTAATATGAATTCATCACTTTGCTCAAGCCATAAATCGACTCCACGTAATGGCTGATAATTGAAAGGGCCAATTCGTAATAATCCCAGATTATAATCATAAATATCTGACACCTAAAAAGAATAATTCTAGGAATATGTTAAGCCTTTGACATAGATTATAGTTGAATTAACTTTATCTTTGAGAAATTACACAATTTACAATGCAAAAGTAGTCACACAACAAAAATTTGGTATATGGTCAAGAAATTGTTGGAGCTATGAATATTAATGAACTAATCCAACTTTGTGCCAAAATAGGAACTATGCCGAATCTGCTCAGAGATATAACAGCTCATCCCATGGTTGGAGAGCGACAAATTCGACCATCCCCACTTTGCCGTTGAAAGAGAACACTTATTATTCGATGTCGTATCCTGCAGAAGTTTTGATTACACTGTTCCACTGGACCATCTACTTCATTATGTTATGTTCATCAACATCATTAtgaaacaaatttcaaatacCTACCTGTGTGACGCCTGTGAGATACCTTGCCATTCTGAGTGACAAATCTGGTCCTTTGTCTGGAAAAGTGGCTGGAAAGATATCCCCCGTTTTTATATTCAGACCTATACCATAAATGATAGGCCAAGGAATTCCACCACGCATCGTAGTATTCAACTCTCCAACACAAGCCAATGTTAGGTCTATCTCAACCAATTGTTTGTGAAACGAATCttgaataaaaatcataatatttGTTTATGATCTTATCAATCATTGTTTATATCTATTTTATGATTTAATGTTATGATTTGTATTGAGTATTGATTGgtgaattcaattgaataattatttcaattattctttTCAAATAATAGAGAAGCTCAAGATTTCCCTCCTCATATAACTACTACTCAAATTTTctgatttctaaccaagaataATATTTTGCAGTAAAAAATTATACAACTATCATATTGATATATCAACAACACACTTTTGGGTCAAGcatagaacaaaaaaaattgagaatagcACTTATTCGGTGTCGGAagcttttgagctctcgttcaTGAGTTATACTCACTCATCACGCTATAGAATAATTTTTCGCCATATGGTCTCGAACTGTATGCTCCGATCAACTGTAATTCAATTCTTCCATCAGGATATCCGATGGCTAACTCCTGTACTCTCTGCACCATGGCACATACGGCTTCATCGGTTCCAGAACCATCTAGATGGGCCAATGCTACAGCTCCTGAACCTGAAGACAATTTTTAAACTTGTGATTTCTTAACATTAATTAAATTAAGAACAAAATGACGTAATCATCTCGGAAAACGTAAACTGTAtttaaaatatgtattttttttgtaCAGAAAAATTTGACTACAATAAATcagaatgaattttgaaaaaaaaaaaggaatggaTATGATTTTCATGTTGAGCAGTGCCATCAGTAAATTCTTACCTGAATGTCTCACTACCACTATCATACAACTCGTCACATCGTCCGTTCCCAAAATAgtaacattttctgaaaaaaaaaaaatgaatataatccGGTTTATTACCCTATACAGGGCGATTCagcgcgatggcctattagatgtagaagtaataataattttgtggtGAAAATTCGcaagtttgagacaatgatctttccccaaacttcagtgagttatctgtcaACAGAGCAAGTatacttttattctggtgaggttcggtaaccacgcctaCTCGtcttgtcattttaattttcagattattgttataccccaatacctgtgcctcttctgattttgatccatcggtatacCAAATGGAGGACTATTTATCCAAGTGATTTACGAAGTTGTAGAAGATAAAACTCCATGCAACTTTGTAATCATTGTATATTGaaatacttgaattattgacCGATATAAATGGAGCTTTCAAGCACATTTTTATTACTTCATCGAAAGATTTTCGATTCGGagtttcatttatttatctCATTTTCAAAACAAATACGGTACTTACTATCAAGGGGAACAGTTGCTGCATATTCCCTCTGTGCTACATACAAAAGTCCCACTGGTCCAATCACTTTGTTTGGAACTGCCAATAACTGTGCAGCTCTGTCTCTATAAACTGGATGAGTATTATACAAAGAAGAAGTATTAGGAGGACATTCCTCTTGCAATACACCATTGAAAACCAACACCATTctgaaatgtaaaaaaataatatgtaatGTGGAATTATACATATCAACAAACATAATTGTTATGTAGGGAAATATTGTTGCGATACCATTttttagtacgatttgtctttcgcttcaaaataggcctcagttttggcgattacttcttcattggcgctaaatttctttacagcgagcattcttttgaggtctgagaacaggaaaaagtcgctgggggcagacgcaattcgaagcccaattcatacaattttgccattgttttcattgatttgtgacacggcgcattgtcttgatgaaacagcacctttttttttcttcaaatgggggcgttttttaacgatttcatcctttaaacgatccaataacgctgtataataatcgctgttgatggtctggcccttttggaggtaataaatgaatattataccttgcgcatcacagaatactgatgccataaccttgccagcctACTGTTGTGTTtattctcgctttggattcggttcatcgtgtgcagtccactcagctgactgtcgattggattctggaatgaaatgatggagccatgtttcatccattgtcacatatcgacgaaaaaactcaggtttattgcacttcaaacactactcagaatcattaactcgttgttacttttgatcgattgtgagctcgcgcggcacccattttgcacacagctttctcatgtacaaatattcgtgaatgatttgatgtacacgttcagacgATATCTTCAGaagtctgctatctcgatcaatttcactttacggtcattcaaaattattttgtgaaatttgttgatgttttcgtcggtgactgcctcttttgggcgtccactgcgttcgacgtcttcggtactcatttcaccacgtttaaacttagcataccaatcaatgatggttgattttccggGTGCAGCCCCCCGAAattcttcatcaagtcaagattttacttcaactgtattttttccctttaaaaagcaatattttatcagcacacgaatttttttttttttaaataacaaaagtagctgcaCTCACAAAttgatggtcggactgctgtcaaattttgacacgtatcgtttgaaggttggtactaactaaaaatcatatggatttaatactagcacctccatctgtgcatcagtccgaggacttttcaattggcttaataTTTAGTCTAGTTGTACTCTTTcactattttacctgtcatttcATTATCGACGGAAATTTTGGagcgaaatttcaggatcagatgTACTCGATAAGATCTCCAAAATTAAGTATCGCAATACCCCTCATCCCTATCCAAAATCAAGGGATTGAACTCACCCCCGTTAGGTGTTGAAGTTACGGGGATGCAGAGAGCGGAAAAGTTATTCCCCTGGAATCAGTAATTGACAGATCCGagtgattttccacattttcattttaaagtcggaaaatcgaagtgttaagttttcgttggaccacagtGTATACCATTGCAAACACTTCACAGGGGCAGTTGCGGCACAGGAAAGAAGAAGCTTGCGCAGATGTAAGAGATAATCTCGATATCATTAGAAGAGCAATATATAATCTCTTGAGAGCTGGGAAATACGTAGAAATTGAAGGACttcatttccaaaatttattttcagactCCTCTTCCAATACTATATCATGAATTGAAATAAGtaggtttaaattttcttgaataattatttgataatatttatttatgttgTAATTCAAATAGACTCACATTTTACATTTTCGAGATGGTTACGTCATTTTGTCATTTCtagtttcaaataaattcacagtTCGATCATGAATACTTCTAATCAATATTTTACACAGCGTGTTACAACAACATTCAATAGGTGCTGGggttttcagaatgaaaaaaaattgaatagaaagctatgaaattcaaaatctcagctgacaagatcaaatattatcacgaaataaataaaaacaagacCGCATTTTAAGAAAGTTACATAAAACATGAATATTTTCGCTTgctacatttttgaaaaaagtcaAAGTCAAAATTGAATCATTATACTccattatgtattttttcatattaataacGACATTCCTTAAAGAcgtgtaaaaaatatagatttcgaacTCTAAAAGAAAAcactcaataatctgagtactgccctGGAAATATTAACATTACATGAAACGTTTTGAAgtaacaaacaaacaaaattttaaaaaaaattgggctgctgatttccaagttatagatatcagaaatttagaacaattttcattaatctttctgtatctccgaaactaacagtctaAAAATACACAACAAGCTTCTTTTCTGAAAGGCTTGGATGACCTGCATTTAGCACTTAGGCTATGGCCAACCGCTCATGTCACACCCTGTTTacgtttgtccagtttatgatgaaacaccctgtatgtataatAAGTCAAtgcaaagtaaaaaaaaaatatatatgtatatatgcaTATTTGAATTAGAAAAAGGAAAGAATACTAACAAATTGGAAACCGAAGAGATACTCACATTGTAGTTCCACAATTCGAAATATTCACGTAAAATAAGATTACTTCTATCACGGTCAATATGGATACTGAAGTTATACATCAGCATTCGTTAAAGGCCTTCTCAGTTTCAAAATATTATACTGATACGAAGATTGAAATATCGGAATGGGGAACCTTATCTAATCACAAGCAGTTGTCTTCATTGATAATTATAATAAGAGAGAACATATTTCTATCCGTACAAGTAGGAGTTCtttttctaaaattaaattGTGATGGAACTAAAAGAACTTCTAGGTTTCATTGAATTCAaccttttttcaatattttctatcgAAGTGAACGGTTAGGTAGAAAAAGTCTTCATTTCAATCATACATTTCCTGCGATAATGTTTGAACGTTTCGATTGATTTTGATGGAAATTTTGTCATAGGCGCAACTTTTTACGTAAAATCTTATgctgattatatttttttcacaaaaggTGTAATGTATAAAACTCCAAAATTCgacagttttttcaaaaattcgataaattTTACGTAAAAAAATGTATCTCGAGTTTTTTCGATAGGATGAACCGTTCTCGAGATATAGACTTCTCTCAAATTATTATGTTGAAGTGATTACCATGGTTTTTCACCTATACTAAGATCATTTTGAccaatttttaatgaattaaaaatGACCATATTTTTTCGGAAGTCTATATCTCGACAATGGCCTATCGAAAAAACACGAGATACATTTTTTACATAAAACCCATTGgattttcacagaaaaattgTCGATATTTTTCCCGGATGTTAGAAAAAATGGTATATAAAATATGCAGTTTTTTTGGGGAAACTACCCCTAAAacttttttgtgaagaaaatataATCAGCATAGGACTTGTTGCGCCTATGACCAAATttctaataaatattaaatcacaaaaaaaaaacaattgaagCGTTCAAACGTTATCGAAGAAAACGTACGATTAAAATGAAGGATTCGGATGATTGTATTCGAATAAAAGGAAGCATTTTCGGACATTTTATAAgacattttttctttattttgatgAGTGCTATAAACTCCCGAAGTTTTaccacttcttcttctttatgtgccgtctcctttaagaaggttggctatcatcatggcgatttttaCCCTTGAAGTTGCGGATCTGAACAATTCAACAGAGCTACTGTTGTACCACTACCTTAGGTTGTTTTACCACACAATtaggaaataccctgtatattgagcTACTTGTATCGCCCCATCTATTGTACTGTATTTTAAGCCATACCCTATTGCGAATCAACACTATGAATAAAGGAATCTTATTAGAAAGTCAaatcaaaattgtcaaaaaatttgTAGTGCCCTAGTAGACTAGCCATTCGAAGGTTCTATCTAGAAAGTATCTGTGGTAATTTTTGTCGTAGCCcactttttttcaaaaatttcatagttttaatGCTCTAAATTAGAGATCATACCTTGAGAACCGTTCGAGGTATaattgtatgattttttttattgaattcccgaaaaattttcaagtcttctgcaaatttcaCTCTACAAGTGATCCGAAAAAAActgctttttttttaaatgacctTAAAAAAATGTAGATGAGTAGCAAgctatgattttttttgtctCTCTAAAACACTAGTGagtatagttttcattttttattgagacACATTTTtcctaaaatgaatagttttcaaaatgctttgtatttcatgttttgtactggGGCTGGCAGTTTACTTTCCAGTTTTCATGTATACGATTTCAAAGGTATGGAGAGTAGAGCAGGGACGGATCCAGGATTTCTTGAAGGGCACAGTACCAAATtgacataaaaatgaaaaaaaggaagtcttttttccatttttcaacatGCATCATCGTCCATCGATCAAGGGATAGAGATAAGGAGAATAATCTCCTATGGTAGAAGTGTTCAGAAAGTGTCCAGTGGAAAAAGAATtcagaaggcgctagtgtagctagagggtaacCAATCCAAAAAGGCCAACCACTAGTGTGTAGGGAGAGGGTAACCAATCCAAGCAGGCGAaccgctagtgtagctaggggtaaCCAATCAAGAAGGCGAACAAACTTTCATCCTTGTTTACTTCTTTGTTTATTTCTATCAGTTCTTTATGACGTTTCCTATGAAATtcaccctctagctacactagcgctcCAATTCAGGTCAGTTCAAAGGACACCTTTGAAACAGGAAGATTATTCTCCCCATCTCTACCCTACATATTCAAAGGGATAAGATTATTCAACTCTGCTTAATACCTACTAATTGAGCGCAAACGCAAAATTCCCGGTATTTTCATATCTCGCGTTCTAGGTGtccaatttttatgaaatttattatgCATGTTCAGATTGCATTAGAATTGTTTTGATAGCAGTTTCAGCCTCCTCATATACAAGGTGCGCCTCGGTTGACGGTAACCTAGACTTTTACAGgcgatttgaaaatttgatttcttggGCAGAAACCTCTGCTCTATAGATCTAAAATATTTGTAGCGCTGCCgcttatattgaaaaatactaATTACTTcgttatttcaaatagaacacctgtatattattactttttccaaTTTGTTCCAATACAGAACTATCTGTGAAGATTTGTAAAACTAAGGGAATCTGCTTAAAGAAAGTATAGGATAAGACTCCAAATTGAAGCACCATTCCTAATTTAGAGAAACACAACTTCATAATCAAAATTAAGAATCAAAGTGTTCTTTGTAAATTCCTTATACTAAACTCAAGAAAATGTTTGGTCTGAGGCATCGTAGTTTGACTTATTGCTTAAAAATATAATCTTGTTTTCCTGAGAAGTCTGAGattattcaaaacaaaaatcCAGTTATAGGATTGCAAATTACCTATTATCTCTAGTAAAAGTACTCACCTCACTATATGAGATTTGTTCACTGccaattttttctgtaaataaaaattatctaatAAGATCAACTAGATTTTTTACAATCAACTAAAAAACTAttaatcaatcaaaaatgaaaatgggcTACAATGAGGGTCAAATGTGtactgaattgaatattttgaaatatggtttttgaattaaatcaatttgaaaatatgtgaatattataattattctaTAATCTATACTAATACTAttagtgatttaatttttgCGATAAGTATGTTGGCTTATTTCATAACGGAACTAAGTTGCTTAAAAATACACAATTCCAAAGGACGAGTTGTATTCTCTTCAAGCAACTCAGTTGAGTAATGACCTAAAAGACAGAGTTATGAGATCATTACAATTACGAGTGGTATATTTTTAAACTATTTCAACAAAGTGAAAGGTTCAAAACTTTATATTTGAGAGAACGGTGGGACACTGTCCGTATCCATGCTTATGTTGAGACAAACCAATCATAATTTGAAGAGAGCTGGTGTTTTTGCCCTAATACTAACTGTCATTGGTCAGATAGAGGGAAAATTTTGATATGAGTTAATCAACAATATCATTCGATGAACTGAATAATAATTAccctaataattttattttccaacTTTGATGCTCACATAAAGTGCACCGAGGAAAGTTGCAGCTAGATGCTCTCAAATTTAATTTCCATTCATTGAACATTtatcttatttcaaaattggtCCAACAGACCAATTATAATTTGGAGAGAGCTGGTGTTTTCGCGATAATACTAGCTGTCTTTGGTTGGCGCTTGGTCAGATAGA is a window of Harmonia axyridis chromosome 2, icHarAxyr1.1, whole genome shotgun sequence DNA encoding:
- the LOC123673828 gene encoding protein N-terminal asparagine amidohydrolase isoform X1, with amino-acid sequence MVLVFNGVLQEECPPNTSSLYNTHPVYRDRAAQLLAVPNKVIGPVGLLYVAQREYAATVPLDKNVTILGTDDVTSCMIVVVRHSGSGAVALAHLDGSGTDEAVCAMVQRVQELAIGYPDGRIELQLIGAYSSRPYGEKLFYSVMNSFHKQLVEIDLTLACVGELNTTMRGGIPWPIIYGIGLNIKTGDIFPATFPDKGPDLSLRMARYLTGVTQVSDIYDYNLGLLRIGPFNYQPLRGVDLWLEQSDEFILQHLSDSPEVEPPHIVMQLRATLKYIQDNQFPAITVFRDNKPHYFRRDEQSGTWIPVSFRTSLDEVNGKTRDILIKVY
- the LOC123673828 gene encoding protein N-terminal asparagine amidohydrolase isoform X2, whose protein sequence is MVLVFNGVLQEECPPNTSSLYNTHPVYRDRAAQLLAVPNKVIGPVGLLYVAQREYAATVPLDKNVTILGTDDVTSCMIVVVRHSGSGAVALAHLDGSGTDEAVCAMVQRVQELAIGYPDGRIELQLIGAYSSRPYGEKLFYSVMNSFHKQLVEIDLTLACVGELNTTMRGGIPWPIIYGIGLNIKTGDIFPATFPDKGPDLSLRMARYLTGVTQVSDIYDYNLGLLRIGPFNYQPLRGVDLWLEQSDEFILQHLSDSPEVEPPHIVMQLRATLKYIQDNQFPAITVFRDNKPHYFRRDEQSGTWIPVSRTKLR